The following is a genomic window from Daphnia magna isolate NIES linkage group LG4, ASM2063170v1.1, whole genome shotgun sequence.
ATAAGCCAGCTTACAATAGGACAACCAATACCGTCCAATAACTTGGTGATGGGAGAAAATAACGTGAAGTGGGTGTGACGTTCACGTGGTCTTCGTATACCACAGCACAGGCAATATCTCACCGAggtttaacaaaaaaacatgccTGATAAATAAAAGTCCACCTTGGATTTCGAGTTTTTATGCAACAGCCATGCATTAGCTGGGAGAATCAAGTGCTCTACAACAACAGGATCTGGTGTAAAAATCCTATATCTGACGGTAGGTTGGCAAGAATAAGCCATAAGCAGAGGTGTTAAAAAATCTGACATTAAGGCTTTTCTTATCATTTTGAAAAGTTTAGTCTGCAAGACTTACCTGATGCAACACAAATTTACGAATTTTCAACCTTCTAGAGCAATTAACTGCAGTTCTTCTGCTTACTACCAAAGCAGGGAtagaaatgtttgaaaatttattACTTTATTCGTTACAAAAGTTCGCGACTAAATTCGAACGAACCAACAAAGGAGATTACAATTCCAATTTAGGGGACCAAACTAATTTTTCCGTTCTAGAAAATTAGTACACGGTAACACCCCATGAAACAGAAGAAAATCAAGCAGCTTAAAATAGCCACCAAATAGTTTTGATAAGCTAATGATTGAGATGCTGAATTCGATAAGTTGGCCACTGAGCCTTGCATTTTAGGTAAATCGGACATCTTTTGGTCCGATGATGGGCAAGCGGCGTGACATTCCTCTTCCGTGTCAAAGAGATTCTTAGTGCCGTGACATCCACCATAAATGTAGGGAACGCAGGCGTCTTCCGTCGCGTTAAAAGTCCATTTCTTGATGTATCCTTTGCACTTCTTTTCCCCCGGCAAGGTGCCAGGCAACAAACAAAAGTCTGGTCGATCAGCTGTTGGCAGACCGTAATCAACTAGAAGCATTATCAAATCAGTAACAGGTCAGTAATATAATGATTTACCTCGAACGTTTAATTGTTCGGCGCCAACCAAATAAATGGCTGCTGATAAGACGATCTGTTGcgaattaaaattttttgctttttaggCGATCAGTGAATGACGAGAACAATAAACTTACAAAGACGTTGATCAACGTCAGGTTCGACATGATTTCCTGTAGGTAATGACAACTGAGATTACTAAGCGACGCGAAATATTCAACTATTTGTCTCGACTTGTGCCAACAGAATGGATTCTTTGTCACATTTCCTGCGCTGTAACTCAGTCAACGTTTCCGTCTGTTGCTGTATTGCTATGGCGTGTTctctgaaaacaaaaaatggaaaaagaattaTCCAGGCCAGCTTTTAGATGTGTAATTTACTGCACACACATTTGTGTGTCATCTGTGTGCCATCTGTGTGTTATCCCCACTTAAAACACACAAGTGCGGCTTCGTTGGCAGCGCCAGACACCACTCTGTGATGACGCATACAAATGAATTtgttcatttctcttttcgtCGCATGCAACATTTTAAAAGATGAACACAAAACATTTCTTAATCAAACCTGGAATGGAATTCAATCACCGTCAAGCGTGAACCTCAAATAAAAAGGACATAATCTTGCAACGAAAATCGGGATATCAGGGAGGGCTCAGAGATTCGAAATAGAAGACAcgaaatataataaaaaaaagttgcaggattatttaaaaattaactgGGATTTTAAATGATTTACTGGGGGTTGGCTGTAACCGTCTTGCAGAGATAATTCTGTTTTATGCCCCAGTGCGTCCATTCCTATTGTAAATTAAATGCGGCATGCAATCGGGTTTTTACCAAAGTTAAGACGTAGCTCGAAATGACGCGGAGAAGCAAAATGCGAAAAAAGGAGAGTTGCATGAAGAGTAGGAAAAATACTAAAACTTTGTTTTCTGAAAACGTTTGAGCGATTCCAGCACAAAAATTTGGctgttaaaaatttttattccccaTAAGGCTAGGACTCCATTGTTATCGTACCTGACATCATCTACTGAAATAACGTTGTAGCAATTGTTGCATTTAAAGCCAGAGACCACGGGACAAGACACCTGTGGACCCTGAGATTCTGGGGAGAACGAAACAGGAAAAGTGGAAATTCTGAAGTTGGTTCAAtacagcaaaaataaaaaacagaaagacACAGTTAGAATAACTATGTAAAATGTACCTTAATTTGTCTTGCTCTCTTTGTCGACAGTGGTGGCGATATTTCCAACAGGCATGCCGAAAGTATCCACACTATGTAATTGAAACATTGCGATAGAAACGCAAAGGCGGTTTCGTCCTCCGTCATCTTTTCACCGACAACTTGGCAGAGTATAAAGTAGCTTAATAAAGGGTTCAGTACTTAGGTTCACTACATAACCACATACCTTTTCTACTCTTTCCTTTTATTGTAACAggatttttcgtttgtttcccACTCCTTTGGTATTTCATTTGTCTTTTAAGATCCAATGCATTTCCTTGCCTATCTTGGCAATTTCAAATATGATTCAGGTGTCGGGGCATGGTGATAAGTAGAACACGCGTTTGCCTTGCTGTCAcactccagtctcggaagctgtaaaaaaaaaagaaaaaaagatccaATATCTCTACAAGATTCCAGTGCACAAGTCACAATCTATGAACATTTTACCTTTATTTCCATGTCTTTTCCGTTTTAACGAAATAGTATTTCTTCCAGTGGCTTTTGCTATGAAACTTCACAAAACAAATATTATTCGCCAAATTCATTAGGACAGTTCAATTTTAGGAAAAGAAACATACTGTGTCCACGAGGGGGAATCGCTGCGTCTGTACGACTCTTCATATGATGGCTGGTTAGTGGTTACGTGTGCTAAGCATCAAACGACGTTCAGACTATTATTAGCAAATTAATCGCCTTTACTGTTGTTTGAAGCTGATTTCTTCTTCGTATTTCGTGTCCTTCTTAATTGCATTTGTAACTTCAATGGCTTTGGCTGGTATAAGCTGACTGCTTCCACCCAGCCTCACTAATTTCTCAGGTAAcctaaagaaaaagacaaaaaatcaCTTATTACTAGCACACGTTAACCCTGAAAACGCCTTTTCAGACTtccaataaatgtaaatatacACTGAAATAAACTAATCGATTTCTCTGCTATAAAGATTGTTCGTGCTTCATTTTGAACAGTTCACTAAACCTACAAGGGTGAAGTCTACCACGACAATTAGATTACATTAACAAACCATGGTATTCGTGAACGTACCGTCGCAGCATGTTTCAGGTTTAGAAATTGTGTGATCAGAAACAACACCATGAATCTTTCCATTTCTTGACTTATCGCCGGTCAAATTTTGCCTCTTACAATCCGATTTTTCCAAACCAGGTACAGGGATTGGTAACCCTAAATTCTTGGTATAAAAGCATTGTGCACTTAAAAACATGCGTTATAGCAAAAATCCAATTTAATCAATTGGTAATGAATCAGCACAAAAGGTGTTGTTCAGGCATAAAGCTGTTACAAAATAACAACTCTGTGTGAATCTTGTCTTTGACATTACTAACTCGCCTTTTCTTTAGCCTACGGGGTAGTCATTATCAAAAGGAGATTAGAACGAAATTGTTGAAACACCAATACCACAATTTAGGGgttttgcaaaaatgtcccgacctgttacttgccttaaagcgtaataccttaaggcataaaaaaaaatttctagacttacccaaccctgccctatttgtccatcaccccgtctactcttcctcttaaagaaaaacaaacaaaacccctttaccccgccaataggtggcttaaaaaaattaaatcggtgttcggatttttgtgcaggatactgtacatccTGTTGACAAATGGTGTAGAAATGCCAGGCATCCAGCCTCATGCTAACTGTCAGATACAAGTTAATTATGGTTTGACAAAAAATCTTAGCTTAATTTTACAAGCCATTTCTATCATTGCCTAATATACCACTGCTTGGCGATGCCGTGGAAAGAATTGCCAAAAGGATCTCTTGAAAATTTGACCTTGAAAGAGAACCATGAGCCATCTGTTTGTAACTTATTAAAACTGCTTACATGAAAAGTACTATTGCACAAATAGTAATCAGCTATGTTAAGTTTAAGTTTTCCTTCCATAAGCTCTTATTGCTTCCAATATCTAATTGCCAACCAATTACACGGATTTCACCATGTCCATGTTGATTTTTACTGATGACTTACATTTGACCTCTCATTTCTCATCGACTGGAAATCAGTGCTTCCGCTGCGGAGGAATGCAACTTGCTGTGACATTGCCAGATTTGGACCCAAAACCCAtagattttgagaaaaaatttatgttgcccaaaaaaaaggaaaaaaaaaacaagagctTGTATGGATCTTAAAACTAACAACCAATACTGCTTAATTGCTTATAGCCAAGCTAGCAGTCACTtcggccttttttttaaacatcaaATCACTTTGAATTGGATCTCCCTGGCCTCTAGAACCATGTGGCTACGCCGCATCATATCAAAGAGATCttcaaactaaaaagaaaagggatttTCTCAAAATTTAACTTTTGTAACAAATAAGCATCCATTGGGTAATGCCTGCAACATGTATTTATCCTGAAACACATTTACTCAAGAACACATTTATTGTCCTTAAATAGATGGACAGTCATTTGACTTTGCTGACAAAGACTGGTGGAACAGTCACGTTATCCACCGACGGAGGCGATTCCATCACTGTGCTCGTTGAACATTGGCAGTAAATTGACCTTTGTAGTTACCGGGTGGATGATAATTGTAAACGACGTAAGTTGTGCCTCTGCTACTCTTAGCCTTTCCGACACCCACCATCTTTGTGGCTTTCCAGACTACTTGAGTAAAGTGACCTGATGTACAATATGATAAGTTAACAATAATTTCCGAATAGGATTGCGGCAGGATTGATACTTACCAGTCGCCATAGAGAAACCAGGTGAAttaaaattgtatttttttatttcgttgtAAAATGCAGTCACAGGCTCTCTTCCGTTCGGTTCCTTTCCCCAGGAAGCAAAAAGATTCTCTCCATAGCCATTATTGCTGTGAACCAATGAATCTTTCTTTGCAATTGTTTCAGCGTAATTCTGCGCCACGTTGGTAAGCTTTTGTGCAACAAATATCAAGCCGATCAAAAATCATTAGGGTGTTCATAAAGGGATAATTCAACCTTACTTTAGGGCAGATAGATAGCGCAGGAGCACCGTGTTTCCGGCGGTATTCGTTATGGGCGTTCAATGATTCTAGAGCGAAAGTAGACATTGTTTATTGCACCAGAGACTACACAGCGGGACAAGAACTTGTGCGAGCTTCTGTTGAAAAATGCAATTTGCCACTGGACAACACTCACCTGCAACTCGAAATTGGTTTGAATTTATCAGACAGTTTATCTGTCTCTAAAGCATTCAATATAACTTTTGAGTCCACTTTAGATAATGAAGTGTTATCGCGTCGTCTAtatagaggagagtgggggcaattgagacacagggcaattgaaacaaaaattgtttctctcgccgtataagaggaattttcttgaaaaaattagggtcaatagaatgagggggtttacaactttagaaaaatttacgagtttttgtattcaaaactttttaagatatctcgaaaaaacggtttttttgttctccgtctgttaaatttgcgttttcaatttttttgttttaaccgctaaaacgctacgctttattaataaaattagtttcagatgatttgcaattcatttttctacaacttaatgccatttaatttttccctgcatttttaaataattttaaataattaaatgtaacgatgaccctattgcagggcaattgaaacactttgtttatattccctgtctgcgagtggttgcattctttttgcaagtatttgacgtaattcatttaaacaaatgtaaatcatcgtgttaacacaactataatacttgtattggCTGTTTaggatttattaaaaaaagcatgttacttaatggttttttttaaatttaattatttaaatattttaaactaaattacgatctactttaagcatattttaaaaatctgtaaatcgcattgtacctaatggtaaaatttgatcacactagcaattgtggctgctgagatatcgtgattttcattttatgtgggtatgaagaagcttccttatgggaaaacccacgttgcaattacgtcgacacaccgtttcaattgccctgctaccatggcaattgaaacactcgaagcgacctcagttttttacaatttacttctattaaaattaatcttttctcatttaaaaaaatatcctttagtagctgagataataggctacaattctatttaatttttatattaaatttttcagtttttttatcaagaaatacaaaaaaccaaaaaatgtatcaattgcccccactctcccctacctGTTGATCCGAGTGAAATGTCagtcaagttttttttttacttatttctTACAATGTCTTTAGATCATTTTAACGACATTTTTGCTTCTTGACTTGTTAAATGATCTTACATCGAACTCATTATTCGCTCAGTGCACCTTTCCATTCGTGTATTTTAACGGTTTCTGCGTTTATTAAGACGTTTTATGACAGAGCTTTATATACTTATTGCGCTCTGCACTTCCATTTTCTTTCGACATGCTTGTATACCATTATCGCGTTATTTTCTTATTATCTTtccttaaaaaatgaaatagcaTCAGAATGATCAAAGGCCTTATTTAAGCGTTTTcgccttttcttttgatataaatatatactgTTAATATAGCCTACGTCCTTTTTATAATGAACATATAGTGTATTTGTGTATattagatttaaaaataatgtaaATATAGTAATGcttcactgttaaaaaagtacACCACTATTTCGGGGTTAATTACCCGAAAAATTCGGCAAACGAGATCTGGGATTCTCAGCCCCGAAAAATTTGTATCGTATCGCAATACGAAATTTGTGGGgttattaaacaaaaatttgtggGGTATTATTGgtacagaaagagaaaaaagattaGCTTGCCACGGGACTTGAACAGCGGACCTTCTGCTTTACAGTTCAATGCattaccactgagctatattCAATGTAGCATTACTAGcaaacatctcttcaaataaaattaaagtcggttaggtgatagaaaaatttagGGGGATATTTTTCAAGATATGGTAACATTCGATTTTACGTGCTGAAATTCTGTTTTTGAACATCGCCGATTCATGAAATTTGTGAAGTTGATAAAtataacttaacttaaattgatgtaattaaaaaacattaaatcaGCAATCCAAAACAATAGTATGTGTTTTAACagtgtaaaagaaagcttgATTTTGGGTCCCATTATTTCACACAGCTCAAGAATTTGgtatgattttaaatattgcTTCTCACtgcggaaaatttttctttattttaaagaTTTGTCGAACTGTATTATTCTATAACAAAGCCCAGtctttcttaattgaaaaaagaccAGATAATTTTCAAATTGCTCAGAATCTCTTAAAACTGAAGAATTTCATGTCTATCAGTTTCATCCTGCCTCTTTTCGTTCCTGTTTGTATGTAGACTACTTTTATCAGAGCTATAGAATCCCTGGTCGGTTCTCGGCTGTGTTGGCTTCCCTATCCCGGTTTTAGGGTAAACGTAAGCCGATTTTCAGGGGGTTTTAGGGCGGAGCCTGTCAGAAGTTGTGAAGTGGAAACTTTAAATAGAGCCATCTAGTGATAAGACGTTGACTTTCAATGAATGATTTCGGCGGCCATTTTCGACTTTTCGTGTATTATGTGAATTCGGCGGCCATCATCGTGTATTACGTGAATGAAGCCTAACCATAATTTCTGTAAAAATGGTTGGCAGGTGTGCTGTTCCTGGTTGTAAATCAACATATTACAAaggaaatcaaaaagaaaatgaggttACCCTGTTTGCAATTCCTAAAACTTCATTATCAAAATGGCAAGAACTAATTCCATGTAGTAATTTGACGAGCACCTCACGTATTTGCTCCCGtcattttgacgaaagtgacTTTAAAACAGGGGTTGAAATTTTGAACGTGTTCCATCCTTACAAACGTAGGACTCTTAATGCTGGAGCAATTCCCAAACATTTTCTGTTAAATGGTATTAATATTATATTTCCTGTACAATCTGTAATGCACAGAAACTGAaccattttcattttagaTACATCTAGTCGACAAGCAATGCAAAATGTTGATGCTTTCAAATGGAGAAATAACCTGAATGGTATTTTTacatgtttattttgtttactaTTAAATAACGCAATTCTTTAATATATTTTGTAGTGGAAGCAAATGCTAGCAATGCATCAGTAAGGAAACGACCAAAAGTAGACAAAATACCTACTacgacaaagagaaaaaaattggacagTACAGGTATTGATAATAGTTctctttatattttattttgaagatTAATTGCTTTAAATTTAATCTTATAGCACCCTCCATGGAAGTAAACTCTACTACTGAAGAATCAATCAACATTCCCCAGGCTGCTGAAGAAGGAATTGTTGATCCACTTCCTGATTCAATCAAAGAAAATCATGCTGTTGTCATTGAAGATACGACAGCAGTTGCACCTTCTATGGAAGCTACCTCTACTATTCAAGAAACAATCGACATTCACCAGGCTGTTGAAGAAGCCATTTTTGATCCACTTCCAGGTGTAATGAACGAAAACGTTACTGTTGTCATTGAAGATTCGACAGTTGCACCTTCTATGGAAGCAAGCTCTACTAATTTCAAGTCTAATTTTGTGACATTTCAGTCACTAGTAACTTTATCAATGATACCAAAGAATTGGATATTGTCTTTTgatcaaatcaaacaaatgaTTTATTGCATGTCGATGGATCTTGATCGATGGATCTGAAGCTTCAgcaaatgttaaaaaaaacaaaaaattggcaAAACTTGCGTAGGTACCTCTGTATTTATGAAACATTTTATGCAAGAAAATGATTTGTGTAAATAAATACCCATTTGTAACTACACT
Proteins encoded in this region:
- the LOC116923277 gene encoding uncharacterized protein LOC116923277; this encodes MVGRCAVPGCKSTYYKGNQKENEVTLFAIPKTSLSKWQELIPCSNLTSTSRICSRHFDESDFKTGVEILNVFHPYKRRTLNAGAIPKHFLLNDTSSRQAMQNVDAFKWRNNLNVEANASNASVRKRPKVDKIPTTTKRKKLDSTAPSMEVNSTTEESINIPQAAEEGIVDPLPDSIKENHAVVIEDTTAVAPSMEATSTIQETIDIHQAVEEAIFDPLPGVMNENVTVVIEDSTVAPSMEASSTNFKSNFVTFQSLVTLSMIPKNWILSFDQIKQMIYCMSMDLDRWI
- the LOC116921831 gene encoding kunitz-type kappaPI-theraphotoxin-Hs1a, with product MSNLTLINVFIVLSAAIYLVGAEQLNVRVDYGLPTADRPDFCLLPGTLPGEKKCKGYIKKWTFNATEDACVPYIYGGCHGTKNLFDTEEECHAACPSSDQKMSDLPKMQGSVANLSNSASQSLAYQNYLVAILSCLIFFCFMGCYRVLIF
- the LOC116936151 gene encoding Golgi-associated plant pathogenesis-related protein 1, whose translation is MSTFALESLNAHNEYRRKHGAPALSICPKLTNVAQNYAETIAKKDSLVHSNNGYGENLFASWGKEPNGREPVTAFYNEIKKYNFNSPGFSMATGHFTQVVWKATKMVGVGKAKSSRGTTYVVYNYHPPGNYKGQFTANVQRAQ